From the genome of Phytohabitans rumicis, one region includes:
- a CDS encoding NUDIX domain-containing protein: MRSSVAVVHELVSQLQPVDETEAAHRSQVLWWLSRTDDVFRRVKPTVPPQHLVSYVVPVDAADGSILLVDHVNAGLWLPPGGHVEVDEHPARTAQREAHEELGLTAADPELDQRPMFLTVTETVGMDAGHTDVSLWFVLDGRREQALSPDHGEFHRVRWWAPAELRAADPSRFDPHLLRFLDKLERSPGSSEFS, encoded by the coding sequence ATGCGTTCCTCGGTCGCGGTCGTGCATGAGTTGGTTTCGCAGCTACAGCCCGTTGACGAGACGGAGGCCGCGCATCGGTCCCAGGTTCTGTGGTGGCTGAGCCGCACCGACGACGTTTTCCGGCGGGTCAAGCCCACGGTGCCGCCGCAGCACTTGGTGTCGTACGTGGTGCCGGTCGATGCCGCCGACGGCAGTATCCTGCTGGTCGATCACGTCAACGCCGGTCTATGGCTGCCGCCCGGCGGGCACGTGGAGGTAGACGAGCATCCGGCGCGGACCGCCCAGCGTGAGGCTCACGAGGAACTCGGGCTGACCGCCGCCGATCCGGAGCTTGACCAGCGGCCGATGTTCCTGACGGTCACGGAAACCGTCGGCATGGATGCCGGGCATACCGACGTGAGCCTGTGGTTCGTGCTCGACGGCCGGCGGGAACAGGCGCTGAGCCCTGATCATGGAGAGTTCCATCGGGTGCGCTGGTGGGCACCGGCAGAGCTGCGGGCAGCGGACCCGTCCCGGTTCGACCCGCATTTGCTGCGCTTCCTCGACAAGCTGGAGCGGAGTCCAGGCTCTTCTGAATTCAGCTAA
- a CDS encoding ArsR/SmtB family transcription factor yields MTVSSRAGVLARFGHALSDPTRCGLLLALRDGPAFPADLADALGQGRRTRYELADQRLAHALSDLVELALAIDATTACPVDSSGAC; encoded by the coding sequence TTGACGGTCTCTTCGCGAGCGGGCGTGCTGGCGCGTTTCGGCCATGCCCTGTCCGATCCGACCCGGTGCGGGCTGCTGTTGGCGTTGCGTGACGGGCCGGCGTTCCCCGCCGACCTCGCGGACGCGCTGGGGCAGGGTCGGCGGACCCGGTACGAGCTGGCCGACCAGCGGCTGGCCCACGCACTGTCCGATTTGGTCGAGCTGGCGCTGGCCATCGACGCCACGACCGCGTGCCCCGTCGACAGCAGCGGGGCCTGCTGA
- a CDS encoding LamG-like jellyroll fold domain-containing protein: MTERHPMPKWTDPDVRRARRSWLLAVVMVVASTVALPPARTAVAAPAARVIGEAEARAEAVASGGRVEATALRTERQQVFANPDGSFTLEQSVVPVRVRRGSGWVAVDTTLRRTAEGMVAPNATTLDMAFSAGGDNPLVRLRRDGREMALSWPGRLPEPVLSGEVATYPEVLPGVDLTVRAEVEGFSQLLVVKSARAAANPALSRVRLRTATKGLSVRAAADGTLAAVDPAGATVFAAPTPYMWDSSDGAAARKPAGKVRAMRVGVGAGELALVPDRALLTGTATRYPVYIDPSWSGSRTAWTQVWSNLPTTSFWNGANDAEDEARVGFDALDGKKTRSFFRFDTSGVKGKHILKATLQTFEVWSYSCTAREVQVWETGGISSATTWNKQPSWISKLTAKSFAKGWSSSSCPAGGAEFTVTAHVAKAAKNGWDSITEGMRASATAESNRDPHSWKRFRNNPSITIVYNTVPGKPTNLTTDGSTTCTTGSGRLVIGTATPTLRASVSDADNAVKAHFQWWKGDGSAMVGEWTSASMAGKKPTTVAKPIPSGAFANGAVAKWRVRATDGTDSSAWSPWCEFQVDTSRPPIPTLTSTAFPDGAEGDAVMGRSSTVVISANGGTDVASYEYVLNGDSTALSKKATPAARGGSVTVSVTPDRFVNWLHVRSVDGASNKSAVATVVFYADVPSGPTGDWALDETADGAVAEDSTVNARHATLVGGSTWEDGVAGGALHLDGTTGYAQTTGPVLDTSASFSVSAWARLTGKTGNRGVISQDGTHRSAFYLQYLASPDRWRFSFPVADSVERPSYVTVDSTSSVPLGEWVHLTGVYDKDAGQIRLYVNGALQGTASYAAAWNGTGPLTIGRAKTNDTLVDFWAGDLDGVRVYDRVLLPGELQQVPRLTSHWKLDETSGTAATDAVGGRTATWSASGVSRTTGVSGNGVAVNGTAGVLTTSGPAVRTDGSFSVSAWVRPDALTKNGIAVSQLGGAVGGFNLGWAWDADYSAYLWSIRTSSTDASGAALREASDLFDVPTVGTWTHLVAVYDAEAHKLRLYVDGQAVDETYHAGSWNAGGNVLLGRGQASNVTFSQYLTGGIDDVRTYSGVLSDQEVFDIYTAITNA, encoded by the coding sequence ATGACCGAGCGGCATCCCATGCCGAAGTGGACAGACCCTGACGTACGCCGGGCCCGCCGGAGTTGGCTGTTAGCGGTCGTGATGGTGGTGGCGTCCACAGTGGCGTTGCCCCCCGCGCGCACGGCGGTCGCCGCACCGGCGGCGCGGGTGATCGGGGAGGCCGAGGCACGCGCCGAGGCGGTGGCTTCGGGTGGGCGGGTCGAGGCGACGGCCCTGCGGACCGAGCGGCAGCAGGTGTTCGCGAACCCGGACGGGTCGTTCACATTGGAGCAGTCGGTCGTTCCCGTGCGGGTGCGCCGGGGCTCCGGCTGGGTGGCGGTGGACACCACGCTGCGCCGGACCGCGGAGGGCATGGTCGCGCCGAACGCGACCACATTGGACATGGCCTTCTCCGCCGGCGGTGACAATCCTCTGGTACGCCTCCGGCGCGACGGCCGGGAGATGGCGTTGAGCTGGCCGGGGCGGCTGCCTGAGCCGGTGCTCAGCGGTGAGGTGGCCACGTACCCCGAGGTGCTGCCGGGTGTGGACCTGACCGTGCGCGCCGAGGTGGAGGGCTTCTCGCAGCTGCTGGTGGTGAAGTCGGCGCGGGCGGCGGCGAACCCGGCGCTGTCGCGGGTACGGCTGCGCACGGCCACCAAGGGCCTGAGCGTGCGCGCCGCCGCGGACGGCACGCTCGCCGCGGTCGACCCGGCGGGTGCGACGGTGTTCGCGGCGCCCACGCCGTACATGTGGGACTCGTCGGACGGCGCCGCCGCGCGGAAGCCGGCCGGCAAGGTCCGCGCGATGCGGGTGGGCGTGGGCGCCGGCGAACTCGCGCTCGTGCCGGACCGGGCGCTGCTGACCGGCACCGCCACCCGGTACCCGGTCTACATCGACCCGTCGTGGTCGGGTTCGCGCACGGCGTGGACGCAGGTGTGGAGCAACCTGCCGACCACCTCGTTCTGGAACGGGGCGAACGACGCGGAGGACGAGGCCCGGGTGGGCTTCGACGCGCTGGACGGCAAGAAGACCCGGTCGTTCTTCCGGTTCGACACGTCGGGCGTGAAGGGCAAGCACATCCTCAAGGCGACGTTGCAGACGTTCGAGGTGTGGTCCTACTCGTGTACGGCCCGCGAGGTGCAGGTCTGGGAGACCGGCGGGATCTCCTCGGCCACGACGTGGAACAAGCAGCCGAGCTGGATCAGCAAGCTGACCGCGAAGAGCTTCGCCAAGGGGTGGTCGTCGTCGAGCTGCCCGGCCGGTGGCGCGGAGTTCACGGTGACCGCGCACGTGGCGAAGGCGGCCAAGAACGGCTGGGACTCCATCACCGAAGGCATGCGGGCGTCGGCGACCGCCGAGTCCAACAGGGACCCGCACTCCTGGAAGCGGTTCCGTAACAACCCGTCGATCACGATCGTCTACAACACGGTGCCGGGCAAGCCGACCAACCTGACCACGGACGGCTCCACCACCTGCACCACCGGCTCCGGCCGGCTGGTCATCGGCACGGCCACGCCGACCCTGCGGGCCTCGGTCAGCGACGCGGACAACGCGGTGAAGGCACATTTCCAGTGGTGGAAGGGCGACGGCTCCGCGATGGTGGGGGAGTGGACGTCGGCGTCGATGGCGGGCAAGAAGCCGACGACGGTGGCGAAGCCGATCCCGTCCGGGGCGTTCGCGAACGGCGCGGTGGCGAAGTGGCGGGTACGCGCGACCGACGGCACCGACAGCAGCGCGTGGAGCCCGTGGTGCGAGTTCCAAGTGGACACCAGCCGGCCGCCGATCCCGACGCTCACGTCGACGGCGTTCCCGGACGGCGCCGAGGGCGACGCGGTGATGGGCCGGTCCTCCACCGTGGTGATCTCGGCGAACGGCGGCACCGACGTCGCCTCGTACGAGTACGTGCTGAACGGCGACTCGACCGCCCTGTCCAAGAAGGCGACGCCCGCCGCGCGCGGCGGCTCGGTCACCGTCTCGGTGACGCCGGACCGGTTCGTGAACTGGTTGCACGTGCGCTCGGTGGACGGCGCGTCGAACAAGTCGGCGGTCGCGACCGTGGTCTTCTACGCCGACGTCCCGTCCGGTCCGACGGGGGACTGGGCGCTCGATGAGACCGCCGATGGCGCGGTCGCCGAGGACTCCACGGTCAACGCCCGGCACGCCACGCTCGTGGGCGGGTCCACATGGGAGGACGGCGTCGCCGGCGGCGCCCTGCACCTGGACGGCACGACCGGGTACGCCCAGACGACCGGGCCGGTGCTGGACACCTCGGCGTCGTTCTCGGTCTCGGCCTGGGCGCGCCTGACCGGCAAGACCGGCAACCGCGGGGTGATCAGCCAGGACGGCACCCACCGCAGCGCCTTCTACCTCCAGTACCTCGCGTCCCCCGACCGGTGGCGGTTCTCCTTCCCGGTGGCCGACAGCGTGGAGCGGCCCAGCTACGTGACGGTCGACTCGACGTCGTCGGTGCCGCTGGGCGAGTGGGTGCACCTCACCGGCGTGTACGACAAGGACGCCGGCCAGATCCGGCTCTACGTCAACGGCGCGCTCCAGGGCACGGCCAGCTACGCCGCGGCCTGGAACGGCACCGGGCCGCTGACCATCGGGCGGGCGAAGACCAACGACACCCTGGTCGACTTCTGGGCCGGCGACCTCGACGGGGTCCGGGTGTACGACCGGGTGCTGCTGCCCGGCGAGCTGCAGCAGGTGCCCCGGCTGACGAGTCACTGGAAGCTGGACGAGACCTCGGGTACGGCGGCCACGGACGCGGTCGGCGGGCGTACCGCGACGTGGTCGGCGAGCGGCGTGTCCCGCACCACCGGGGTGAGCGGCAACGGTGTGGCGGTCAACGGCACCGCCGGCGTGCTCACCACGTCGGGCCCGGCGGTCCGCACCGACGGCAGCTTCTCGGTGAGCGCGTGGGTGCGCCCGGACGCGTTGACGAAGAACGGGATCGCGGTCAGCCAGTTGGGCGGCGCGGTCGGCGGGTTCAACCTCGGCTGGGCGTGGGACGCCGACTACTCCGCCTACCTGTGGTCGATCCGCACCTCCTCGACCGACGCCTCGGGGGCGGCACTGCGCGAGGCGTCCGACCTGTTCGACGTGCCCACGGTGGGCACCTGGACCCACCTGGTTGCCGTGTACGACGCGGAGGCACACAAGCTGCGGCTCTATGTGGACGGTCAGGCCGTCGACGAGACCTACCACGCCGGCTCCTGGAACGCCGGCGGCAACGTCCTACTGGGCCGAGGCCAGGCGTCGAACGTGACGTTCTCGCAGTATCTGACGGGCGGCATCGACGACGTCCGGACGTACTCGGGTGTGCTCAGCGACCAGGAGGTCTTCGACATCTACACCGCGATCACGAACGCGTAG